The genomic segment CCCCAGCCGGTCGAAGACGATGCGGCGCGCGAGCGAGTAGCCGTTGGTGTGCAGCCCGGTGGAGGCGAGCGCCACGATCGCGTCGCCCCCGCGGATCGCCTTGCCGTCCAGCACGCGGTCTTCTTCGACGATGCCCACGATCGTCCCGGCCAGGTCGTACTCGCCCGGCTGATACATGTCGGGCATCTCGGCGGTTTCGCCGCCCAGCAGCGCGCAGCGGTTGTTCCGGCAGCCGCGGGCCACGCCCGACACCAGCTCCTCCACCACGCCCGGCTCCAGCCGCCCCACGCCCACGTAGTCCAGAAAGAAGAGCGGGCGGGCGCCCTGCACCAGGATGTCGTTGACGCAGTGGTTGACCAGGTCTTCGCCGACCGTGCCGTGGCGGCCCGTCGAGAAAGCCACCTTGAGCTTGGTGCCCACGCCGTCGGTAGAAGCGACGAGCACGGGCTGCCGCGCGTCACGAGGGACGCGGTACAGCCCGCCGAACGAGCCCAACTCCGACAGCGTGTCGGGCGTCGCGGTGGAGCGCACCAGCGCCGCCACGCCCTTCATGGCCTGGTGGGCCGCGTCGATGTCGACGCCCGCGGCCGCGTACGACAGGCCGGGCCGGTCAGACACCGGCGCTCACGGGAAGCTCGAAGCCGGTCATCTCGCGGAAGTGCCGCACCCGCTCCTCGATCTCCTCGGCGGT from the Longimicrobium sp. genome contains:
- the purM gene encoding phosphoribosylformylglycinamidine cyclo-ligase: MSDRPGLSYAAAGVDIDAAHQAMKGVAALVRSTATPDTLSELGSFGGLYRVPRDARQPVLVASTDGVGTKLKVAFSTGRHGTVGEDLVNHCVNDILVQGARPLFFLDYVGVGRLEPGVVEELVSGVARGCRNNRCALLGGETAEMPDMYQPGEYDLAGTIVGIVEEDRVLDGKAIRGGDAIVALASTGLHTNGYSLARRIVFDRLGLGADSPFPGEDASVADVLLRVHKSYLQSLYPLVDAGRVRGLAHITGGGLVDNVPRILPEGLDARFDRSSWQVPNLFRVLQREGGVEEREMYRAFNMGVGMVAVVAADEADAVVREMSAAGEQAWIAGEIVPGAGKVVLS